Proteins co-encoded in one Candidatus Methylomirabilis sp. genomic window:
- a CDS encoding ATP-binding protein, with amino-acid sequence MAGRAEKGEKPSASELKGLRRRCEELSASIESMRAYYEDLLGSLQDGIIIVEPDGHIRSINQAAEELTGLSAQTLHGRPFEQILPNDRSLPELVRKTMESGRPHADFDARLTRQDGSQVVISAVASLISDGMGQARGTVLALRDQTGIRELEERLQRSDRLAALGTVAAGVAHEIRNPLAGLRGAAQLLEGDRDFPPALREYTSVIVKEVDRLGAIVEQLLSFATPRGPVLRSCNLHEILDSLLFLERAPLGAADITVQRQYDPQLPEILADPSEIRQLFLNLIRNGIEAMPDGGELIVRTRYERSAKRCGGRSVAVAEIVDQGSGFDPEIERHLFTPFFTTKERGTGLGLAICLRIVEDHGGAMEATSSPGRGSRFRVLLPLAKQSETVSSHDESHRTMQGARP; translated from the coding sequence ATGGCAGGGAGAGCTGAAAAGGGAGAGAAACCCAGTGCGTCGGAACTGAAAGGGCTTAGGCGACGTTGTGAGGAACTCAGCGCCTCCATTGAATCGATGCGGGCCTATTACGAAGATCTGCTGGGTAGCCTGCAAGACGGCATTATTATCGTCGAGCCGGATGGGCATATCCGCTCAATCAATCAGGCGGCGGAGGAACTGACCGGACTATCGGCCCAGACGCTTCACGGCAGACCCTTCGAGCAGATATTGCCGAATGATCGCTCGCTGCCGGAGTTGGTTCGAAAGACCATGGAGAGCGGCCGGCCCCATGCTGATTTCGATGCCAGACTGACGAGGCAGGATGGCTCGCAGGTGGTCATCAGCGCCGTTGCCTCCCTCATCAGTGATGGCATGGGGCAGGCGCGGGGCACGGTCCTAGCGCTCCGTGACCAGACAGGGATCAGAGAACTTGAGGAGCGTCTGCAGCGATCGGACCGCCTAGCAGCTCTCGGGACGGTAGCCGCGGGGGTAGCTCACGAGATCCGGAATCCGTTGGCCGGCCTCAGAGGAGCGGCGCAGTTACTCGAGGGCGATCGTGACTTTCCTCCCGCGCTGAGAGAATACACCTCGGTCATCGTGAAAGAGGTGGATCGGCTCGGCGCGATCGTCGAACAGCTCCTGTCGTTTGCCACGCCTCGAGGTCCGGTCCTTCGCTCATGCAACCTGCACGAGATCCTCGACAGCCTCCTCTTTTTGGAGCGGGCGCCGCTAGGCGCTGCCGATATCACTGTTCAGCGTCAGTACGACCCGCAGCTTCCTGAAATCCTCGCTGATCCCTCCGAAATCCGACAGCTCTTTCTGAACCTGATCCGTAATGGGATAGAGGCGATGCCGGATGGAGGGGAACTCATCGTTCGAACTCGGTATGAGCGGTCTGCCAAGCGCTGCGGGGGCCGATCGGTGGCCGTAGCCGAGATTGTGGATCAGGGAAGCGGCTTCGATCCTGAGATCGAGCGCCACCTGTTCACCCCTTTCTTTACCACAAAAGAGAGAGGGACCGGGTTAGGGCTAGCCATCTGCCTCCGGATTGTAGAGGACCATGGCGGGGCCATGGAGGCGACAAGCTCACCAGGCCGGGGCAGCCGGTTTCGAGTGTTGCTTCCCCTGGCGAAGCAATCCGAGACCGTTTCATCGCATGATGAATCTCATCGAACTATGCAAGGTGCCAGGCCATGA
- a CDS encoding sigma-54 dependent transcriptional regulator — MIGTRQILVVDDEESIRWTLRKALEREGYRVALAADGVEALRRAADPDVDLVLMDIKMPGADGLETLSRIKEARPELPVIIMTAFATLQAAVQAMKRGAYDYITKPFDFDELTILVQRVFEIRELTERVAQMEASGGRPFDFGGVVGLCPAMQQIFKLVGKMAASDLTVLIRGESGTGKELLAKAIHYNSRRSARPFVAVNCAAIPRELLESELFGHERGAFTGASALRHGKFELAEGGSIFLDEIGDMAIGLQAKILRVLQERQFERVGGERSLSADVRVIAATNQNLEVAVEQKSFREDLYYRLNVVAINLPPLRERTEDIPLLVNHFLHLFAEEQRQEPKTVPSETLELMLAYRWPGNIRELENAVKRACVLAPTSLILPEHLPAALLGAEELGAAGGRSSFERMLSQGITGELSRLKQERDGQIYSHFLSTLERPLLLRVLERTGGNQLRAAELLGINRNTLRKKLRELGIAPVRGDEEQTEG; from the coding sequence ATGATCGGAACACGACAGATCCTCGTCGTTGATGATGAAGAAAGCATCCGTTGGACCCTGCGCAAGGCGCTGGAACGCGAAGGGTATCGGGTCGCGTTGGCTGCCGATGGGGTAGAAGCGCTCAGGCGGGCAGCGGACCCGGATGTCGACCTTGTCCTCATGGACATCAAGATGCCGGGCGCAGATGGGCTGGAGACCCTCAGTCGGATCAAGGAGGCCCGTCCCGAGCTTCCCGTCATTATTATGACCGCCTTTGCCACACTCCAGGCTGCGGTCCAGGCGATGAAGCGCGGGGCCTACGATTACATTACGAAGCCGTTTGACTTCGATGAACTCACGATTCTGGTTCAGCGGGTTTTCGAGATCCGTGAGCTCACCGAGCGGGTGGCGCAGATGGAGGCCTCCGGTGGCCGGCCCTTTGACTTTGGAGGCGTGGTTGGCCTCTGCCCTGCTATGCAACAGATCTTCAAGCTGGTTGGAAAAATGGCCGCCAGCGACCTGACAGTCCTCATCAGGGGGGAAAGTGGCACCGGCAAAGAACTCCTGGCTAAAGCGATCCATTATAACAGCCGACGCTCTGCGCGTCCGTTTGTAGCCGTCAACTGCGCAGCCATCCCTCGTGAGCTTCTGGAGAGCGAGCTGTTCGGCCATGAGCGGGGCGCTTTTACGGGAGCCAGCGCCCTTCGACATGGCAAGTTCGAGCTGGCTGAGGGCGGATCAATCTTCCTCGATGAGATCGGGGATATGGCCATCGGCCTTCAGGCCAAAATCCTGCGCGTGCTGCAAGAGCGGCAGTTTGAGCGAGTAGGGGGCGAGCGGTCGCTCTCTGCTGATGTGAGGGTCATTGCTGCCACCAACCAGAATCTGGAGGTTGCCGTCGAGCAGAAGAGCTTCCGAGAAGACCTGTACTACCGCCTGAATGTGGTGGCCATCAACCTCCCACCCCTCCGAGAGCGAACCGAGGACATCCCGCTGCTTGTGAACCACTTCCTCCACCTGTTTGCAGAAGAGCAGAGGCAGGAGCCAAAGACCGTACCGTCCGAGACGCTTGAGTTGATGCTCGCGTATCGCTGGCCCGGAAATATCCGTGAGCTGGAGAATGCGGTCAAGCGGGCCTGCGTACTTGCCCCGACCTCTCTCATCCTGCCGGAGCATTTACCTGCCGCTCTCCTGGGCGCAGAGGAGCTCGGCGCTGCCGGTGGCAGATCGTCCTTTGAGCGGATGCTGTCTCAGGGGATTACGGGCGAACTGTCCCGCCTGAAACAGGAACGGGACGGACAGATCTATTCGCACTTCCTGTCCACGCTCGAGCGACCCCTCCTGTTGCGCGTCCTGGAGAGAACCGGCGGCAACCAGCTTCGGGCGGCTGAACTGCTTGGGATTAATCGCAATACGCTTCGCAAAAAACTCCGTGAGCTTGGAATCGCGCCTGTCCGCGGTGACGAAGAACAGACGGAAGGATGA
- a CDS encoding LysR family transcriptional regulator: MTFHQLRVFLAVARHQSYSRAAEELLLTQPAVSAQVRELERALDTTFFERVGRTIVLTEAGKELMAYAERICVLIDEARLAMEELDGLKRGRIAVAAVSTAGAYVLPSLLGAFQKRYPGISINLEVTNRALARDRLLHNEVDLVVMGRPPEEVPHVAEPFLADEIVVVAAPSHPLATAKRIPVDRLALEVFIAREVGSGTRLNADEFFRQQGVQLRVGLELGDNSAVKEAVAAGLGIAMLSRHVLRMELTLKRLVVLDVQGLPLRRQWFVVHREDKHLSRAAIAFKAFLLTSAEAVLAFTGQPQRVKGHPRD; the protein is encoded by the coding sequence ATGACCTTTCATCAGCTTCGCGTCTTTCTGGCGGTCGCCAGACACCAGAGCTACTCTCGCGCGGCCGAGGAGCTCCTCCTGACCCAGCCTGCCGTCTCGGCGCAGGTCCGGGAGTTGGAACGGGCCCTCGATACGACCTTCTTCGAACGGGTTGGTCGGACCATTGTCTTGACCGAGGCGGGTAAGGAGCTTATGGCCTACGCCGAAAGGATCTGCGTACTGATCGATGAAGCCAGACTTGCAATGGAAGAGCTCGACGGCCTGAAGCGCGGACGGATTGCCGTCGCCGCCGTGAGTACTGCCGGCGCCTATGTCCTGCCTTCATTGCTCGGGGCGTTTCAGAAGCGATACCCCGGCATCAGTATCAACCTGGAGGTCACCAACCGCGCGCTTGCGCGAGACCGCCTCCTGCACAATGAGGTTGACCTCGTCGTCATGGGGCGTCCTCCCGAGGAAGTTCCGCATGTGGCAGAGCCGTTTCTCGCCGACGAGATTGTGGTCGTCGCCGCCCCATCTCATCCGCTCGCTACGGCCAAGCGGATTCCGGTAGATCGCCTGGCCCTGGAGGTCTTTATCGCGCGCGAGGTAGGCTCCGGGACCCGTCTCAATGCCGATGAATTCTTCCGCCAGCAAGGGGTACAGCTACGGGTTGGATTAGAACTGGGGGATAATAGCGCCGTGAAGGAGGCTGTGGCCGCCGGGCTCGGGATTGCCATGCTCTCCCGCCATGTTCTTCGCATGGAATTGACACTCAAGCGCCTGGTCGTACTGGATGTTCAGGGGCTTCCCCTGCGGCGGCAGTGGTTTGTGGTACACCGAGAAGATAAGCATCTCAGTCGAGCGGCAATCGCCTTCAAAGCCTTCCTCCTTACCTCGGCCGAGGCGGTCTTGGCATTTACAGGTCAACCCCAGCGCGTCAAAGGCCACCCGCGCGACTGA